The Novosphingobium humi DNA window CGGTGCCCGAATTGGGCGACCGGCCGTATTTGCTCTATCTCAGCCGCATCCATGAAAAAAAGGGATGTGATCTGCTGATTGAGGCTTTTTCCGAATATGCGGTGCGCCATCCCGATGTCGATCTGGTGATTGCGGGGCCGGATCAGGCGGGCCTCAAGGCGACCCTGCAGGCATTGGCGCAAAAGCTGGGCATCGCCTCGCGGATCCATTGGCCCGGCATGTTGATGGGAGACGCCAAGTGGGGTGCCTATCGCGCGGCCTTGGCCTTCACCCTCATGTCGCATCAGGAAAATTTCGGCATCGTTGTGGCCGAGGCGCTGGCCTGCGGGCTGCCGGTGCTGATTTCGGACAAGGTCAATATCTGGCGCGAAGTCGCGGACAAGCGCGCCGGTTTTGTGGCGCCCGACACGCTGGATGGCGCGCGCGGATTGCTGCAACATCTGTCCGACCTGACCGACGAAGAACGGGCTGATATGGGACGCCGGGCGCGGGCCTGTTTTGAACGTCATTTCGGCTTCAGCAATGCCGCTCTTGCGCTCGAGACGGTGGCCAGGCAAGCCTGCGGTCAATAGGCAGGCGCGCCCGGCTACGGTTGCCGCCCTGCGCGCGCATCCGGCATGGCGGGTGGACGAAATAACAGCCGCCATCTTATGCCGGCCAAGCCACATTCAACAGCGGCTTGGCATTTTATCGCGATCTGTGATGCAGCTGGAAATTGGTCGGGGAGACAAGATTCGAACTTGCGACCCTCTGCTCCCAAAGCAGATGCGCTACCAGGCTGCGCTACTCCCCGACACGCCGATGCCCCTAGGATTGCTGGGCATTTAGCGCAAGCGGAAAAAGACAAGAAGGGCAGCGAGGTGCAGGGTTAGCGCCAAAATGGCGCCGCATCAGACATGCGCCTTGGCAGATTATCGCCAGCTATTCCATCAGATCGGTAAAAGGGCGGCATTATCTTGCGCCCGTTGGCCGGATTATGGATCCGTTATGATTGCAGGCATCCTTGAAAAGAACAGGTCAAACCAAGATGAAGCCCGCGTGTTGACGGGGGGGTGTTACCCTGTTCTCAACAGGAGGGGCTATTGTTCAAGTTTATTTTTCCGGCGGTTCTGTTGATTTCATCCAATTCCGCAATGGCGCAGGACAATTTGGGGAAGACCATCACTTTGGCGCCCAATGCCGAAGTGGTCGTCACGCCCAATGACACGCTCTCGTCCAAGTCGCTGAAGGTTGGGGACAAGTTCAAGATTTCGACCGTTTTTGATGTGATGCAGGAAGGTTATGTCCTGATCCCGCGCGGCACGCCGGGCGAGGCAAGTGTCAGTTATCGCACCGGCAAGGGCGCATTCGGCAAATCGGCCAAGCTGGAGGTGACATTCAATTCGTTGAAACTGGGCGATCGGGTGATCCCGCTGAACGGCACCTATCGCAGCGAGGGGCAGGGCAATGCCGGGGCCGCAGTGGGCGCGGTGGTCGCGGTCGGTGTGTTTGGCGCGTTTGTCACCGGCCATTCGGCCACGCTGACCAATGGGCAGCAATTGCGCGCCCATACCGCCGATCCGGTGTCCTTTACCATTCCTGCCGGCACGGCGCCGGTTCAGGCTGCGGCGCTGGCCCCGGCCGCCCCTGTGGCCAAGGTGGAAAATGCTGCTGCGGTTGCTGTGGCCAATTGACAGCAAAGGGGGAGCGGCGGGCGCCGTTCCCCTTTGCTCGAAGCCCGGCATGGACATGGCGTTGAAGAGAAAAGTGCCGAAAAACAGCGCTGTCGAGGACGGTCTGGTGCAAAGCATGGTGGGCCCGGCAGGACTCGAACCCGCAACCTAGCCGTTATGAGCGGCCAGCTCTAACCATTGAGCTACAGGCCCCAAGCCATGCTTTGCGCAAGAAGCGCCGCCTCGCGTTAGCCGCGCCATGCGCAACAGGCAAGGGCTTCAATCGAACAGAGTGCTTTCCATCACCTCGCGCACGCTGGTCGGTTTGACGCCGCGCGCGATCAGCAATTCAAACACTTGGCGCCACCATTCATACATTTCGTCCAGATCGGCCTCGGTGCGTACATAGGGCGTGTGGCCGGGACAGAGCGAAGGGCTGTGAAAGGACAGGACGATGACCGGCAGGTCTTCGTCCACCGCAATATTGACCGCGCGCAGCGCCTCGCCCACCGTGACGCCCTCAGGCGTCAGGGGAATGCGCTCCAACAAGCCAAAGCGCGCCATCGCCCCGCGCAGCCGGTCAAAGCGGGACAATTTAGGGTAAAGCCATTGCCCATGGCGCCGCAAAAGGCCCGAAAACACTGTGGTCAACGGCATTTCCATCAGGCGCCCCGGTTCGCCCACCCAATAGGGCCGCAGCGGCAGATCGCGAAAATTGGGGCCGCCCCAACCGCTGTAATCAAAGCGCGAGCGCACCGACGTGTCGATGGCCACCCCGGCCTCATGCAGCACATCGGCGGTGTTGGGCCCGATACCATAGCGTCCGGCGCGATAGATCATGGGGGCCGCGCCGAAATTCTCGGCAATCGTGGCATGCAGCTTGAGGAACTTGGCCCGCTCCAGCGCGAAGGGCAGATTGCCCGAAAAGCTATTATACTGGTTAACCTCCTCTTCATAAGGCGGGTTAACCCAAGGATGCAGCTGGACGCCGACTTCCGCTCTCCCGGAGATCACCGCGTCGCGCAGCAATTCTGCGGCAAGAGCGGAGGTGGCCACCGGATAGTCAATCAAATAGATCGGAACGATGCCGAAACCTTCGCAAAACTGCTGAAACTTGCGCAGGCGCGAAACCGTATCGACGCGGTGGCGAGTGCGGGTCAGCGGTTTGGTCCAATCGAATTCCTCCTCGGTATCGATGGTGACCACGAAACGCTGTCCAACCCCTTGGCGAAAGCGGACAAATGCCTCCTGCGCGGGCTGGTCGGTAATCTGGTGAAATGACAAATCGGGCTCCCTGCCGCGCGAAGAAATCAAGCCACCGGCGTTTCGCATGCCTCCGGCCTGTTTTCAGGCACTTGGCTAAGGTTAACGATCGGCAGGGTCAAGCCCGGTAATGTCAGTAAAAGTTGCTGGCCCTCGCGGATGAGGCTGCCCCCTGCGGCCCGCGCCTCGGCGGCGGCAAGACGCAGGGCAAAGCCCGTGCCGAACATGCCCGCGCCGGGTTGATGCGTGGCGGGGACGGCGCCGTGAAACAGTTCCTCATCGTTCAACCCGGCCAGAGCCTGCGGCAGAGCAAAGTCGGCCAGCACCGCATCGCCGCGATGCTCCAGCCGGATCGGCATCGCCTCTCCCGCCTTGCCATTGCC harbors:
- a CDS encoding polysaccharide deacetylase family protein, with product MSFHQITDQPAQEAFVRFRQGVGQRFVVTIDTEEEFDWTKPLTRTRHRVDTVSRLRKFQQFCEGFGIVPIYLIDYPVATSALAAELLRDAVISGRAEVGVQLHPWVNPPYEEEVNQYNSFSGNLPFALERAKFLKLHATIAENFGAAPMIYRAGRYGIGPNTADVLHEAGVAIDTSVRSRFDYSGWGGPNFRDLPLRPYWVGEPGRLMEMPLTTVFSGLLRRHGQWLYPKLSRFDRLRGAMARFGLLERIPLTPEGVTVGEALRAVNIAVDEDLPVIVLSFHSPSLCPGHTPYVRTEADLDEMYEWWRQVFELLIARGVKPTSVREVMESTLFD